The genomic interval GGATCAGAGGCGATCCTTTTTCTCGCGGAGCCCCTTGGCGCGCACGCCCCGAACGATGCCGCGGTAAGTCCGCAAGGGACGCTCCGGCACCAGGAAGATGACGCCGCCCTTCTCGAGGACGGTGATCCGCATCCCCGGGCGGAGCCGAAGACGTTCGCGGGCACCCCGCGGCAAGACGAGCTGGTACTTGCTGGACAGAATCACGGTTTCCATTGTCCTACAGAAATCTTATCGATCGCCGATCAGTAAGGCAACTGCAGATCTCCCGAAACAGTCGGCCGGGAGCCGGACGAGGAAAAGGCCCGGGCGCAGGCAGCGGGACGGGGACTCCCGC from Candidatus Methylomirabilota bacterium carries:
- a CDS encoding AbrB/MazE/SpoVT family DNA-binding domain-containing protein; the protein is MILSSKYQLVLPRGARERLRLRPGMRITVLEKGGVIFLVPERPLRTYRGIVRGVRAKGLREKKDRL